A segment of the Babylonia areolata isolate BAREFJ2019XMU chromosome 20, ASM4173473v1, whole genome shotgun sequence genome:
atcattaagtgtgtgtgtgtgtgtgtgtatgaacctCAGTCAAACTACCCACTTCATGAAGACCCTAGTGCCAGCCACGACTGGTCTCCCTTTCCTGCACACATTTTTTAGATCCGCAAGTGTGCACAgattttgttgttcattttaGATTCTTCAAAATTTATGTTTAACTGCTTTAAATActtttttcatttgttcaaaCAGACATGAGTTCCCAGTTAACAAAGGCAATCATCATGTTCTTAATGCTTATTTGTGTTGGGTCTCATTGACATCTGTTTTGGACTCGAACTCTGAAACATATGTCCAAGCtagactgacaaaaaaacaatggTTTCTTTAGGATGAGACTTTCAATCCTGAAGGATTTCAAAGTCCAGCATCTACAAAGACAGGCAGCAGGCAATGAATTCAGTCTGGAAAGCATCTTCACATCCTCATTCCCACTTTGTCCGCACCAAATTCCTTTGATGTTGACTTGTTTCAGGTACTTTCTGGCATCACGAGATCCTTTACATGCTGTTGCATAATACCACGGACTATTTGGGTCGAATGGAACAAGATAATTTGGACTGGATAGAATTAGAAAAGCTGCCCAGACCTGGAGGGGCACAGATCTGCGTCACCCATCTGAGGTAATAAAGAGAGTGTGGTATGACGTAACATGTTGCACAAACCAAGGAAAGAAGATTAAGAAACACAACAGATTCGTTGTGCATGACTATGAAACATTGTTGCACATTTCACAAGTCTGGCCACATTAAACGGGAAAGCCACCCAATGTCTACGTGCATGCCTGTACAATTCAGGACACAACCATAATAAACAGCAGTACGCACTAATACACCATGCATGTACTGCACAGCTTAACAAAGCAGACAGTAAGGTCACGAATAACGTGGCTGAAATGTACACTTTGTATAAACTTTCTAAACAAATTACAGCAACATAATCCACATGTCATTGAAATGAATTATGGAGAATATGAAACCATGAATTGGCAATGTTGTGGCACGACCAGCACAGCACATGTCTTTGTacctttctgtgtatgtatgcatctatttATGTATGCGTATGcaatcccaacgccggctgtcacAAAACTCTCATGGCTGAGAGATTGGGGAGGGGAAGTAATTTGGTCAAGACCGTAATTAAATTCTAGTCCTGATAGCCGGGATAGTACTTGTCTCCCCTGTTGGCTTGGTGAtctttgtcggacacgactgactgacatacatacatacatacatacaaacaaacaaacattatatcAAGTAGTTTGCATCTTCGGCTCCGATGGACGAacaacatgtgtgtatgtatgtatatcaaatTATTGTGTGATGAAAACTCATGGATTCATTCATTGTTGAACAGATGAATTATTTGTGGACGAAAGGACGGACTGATGACTATTTTATGTTTGACAGGTATCACAATCTACCCCAGCAGGCAagagagaagaaggtgaaggtcatCTACTGTTACCGGAATCCCAAGGACTGCTGGGTGTCGTTCTACCACCTCGTCAATGGCATCGAGATTCCTGCCATCCTATGACGGCACGTGGTCCCACTTCTTTGAACTCATGATGGACACAGGATGTGAGTGTTGGTGGACAGTACTGTATGGTCCTGGTTTCGAATCATGTGAAAGCCACACCCTCCTCTACTGCATCCCCCAGTTCCCTCAGCCCACGTATAATACACCTTGAACACTGGTGCGGATGGTAGTCTTTAAGTTTATACCTGAAATATTTCTGAGGTCCCAACATGCGTGTCACGTGAGGAAATGAACAATGAACGACACTATATTTGTACAAATTCTTTGTTGAAAAAGGATACGAAAACAAAGCACACTTGCACGTGCTGTACTCAAGCATCGTGCTCACCCGTGTACATACAACCCGATTTCAACGCTGAGACGTCACAAATGTTATGAACAATATGAAGCAATGCAATTATTTGTAATACATTTTCAATCAATACAACGGAATGCAGTGTGGTCTTGTCCAGTACCATAAGTATGATTCAATTCAATACAGCATTGTTACTGCAAATGCTGCTGTCGTGTCTGATGGCTTCTTCCTGGccagttatttcatttcatctactGCTGGATCCGCTCCTGATATCCCTTCTGGTGCTGCTATCAGAACAATCACCATTACTTGATTTATTCATACCATTGCTTAATTACTAAtgccactactaccaccatcaatataaaaacgATGGACAGGTCAACGTTTGTAAAGTGACTGTGGtggttgtgatatatatatatatatatatatatatatatatatatatatatggtgggagTGGCCTTGTTGGCTATCATGAAACCATCAACTGAGAAATATCATAACTTATAGATAATAAGGTCCAATAGAAAGACTATGTAGAACGTGAGATATATTCTAGACAATACTGTTTATActtcaaactgaaactcttcAGTATCAAACTCTCTAATATGTTCCAATAACGATTTGTGTGACAAGtctatctttttttatatttcaaaagCCCCAGCATCCAAACTGTTAAAGGGTCATGACTGACTGATGGTACATCAACTTTTATCAGTCTGTTTCAATCTAGTCTTTAATCGACTACCCCAGGAGTGTATACACCAAAGGCAAATACAACATTTGAATTTGATAGTCATTCCATTTTGTTAAACGTGAATGAACCATATGACGTGGAAGAGAATGATGATACTTGGAGCTCCGCTGAAATTCCAGAAACTtcttaattcacacacacgccGTTAGTGAACTTTGACACTTTGTGAGCGGAGCCATCATCTCGCAGTTCTAATAATTTTAAAGCCTTTAttagatgtgtgtgcatgcatgcatgcgtgcgcgcgcgcgcgtgtgtgtgtgtgtgtgtgtgtgtgtgtgtgtgtgtgtgtgtttgtgtgtgtgtgtgtgtgtgtgtgtgtgtgtgtgtgtgtgtgtgtgtgtgtgtgtgttttcagactgGCACGGGAACTGGTTTGATCACGTGTTGGACTGGGAGAAAGCAAAGAGCGATCATCCGGATGATATCTTCTTCTCCTGCTATGAGCTGATGAAGAGGGTAAATATGGTAATGTTTTAATGGTTGGTGTGTTGATTCAAATCATTTAACCAAAAGGAACTTCATATATACCCTGAAAGATATATCTGTTTTGATTCAGAATCTGACCACTGGCCTTAGGTATATTCAAAATTAAAAACCCGCAGAGAGATTATAGTCCTTGCAGACGTCAGTTTTTAATCCAGAATTAAGTATTATAAGGCGAGCTGGACAGTGACAGTTTAGTTTTCACTGTAGTTTAATTGTTGTCCtttcttttcagttgtttttatCTGAATTATCAAATGAATCCGTTTCATTAAATGTCTCAAACACCGTCTGGAAATCCTACAATGTGCGAGATGTGCAAACAGTCACCTTTCTTTCGAATGGGTTTATACCATTAAACGCATAGAATTATCATCCCACGAACAGCATGGAAAATAATCTCTTTTCAATTATGGATGGTGCTGTACCACCTTCTTCAAAGAGATATACAGAATGAGGGTCAAACACTCTAATGGAGAAGACCGGAAAGTCCTCTGGAACAAAGTAACACCCTCCTCCAGTTTGATTAGGAAATAGTTGAGGCGCACAGAAACATCGAGGGTTGCCTACCCAAACTCACTATCcagttttgaaagaaaaacaatgttTATAACACTATTACTTTGTGTTTCAGAAACTATTTAGTTCAATGTTGTGAAAGGTGCTTTTGGCAAATGTATCAATTCAAATATTCTAAGCAATGAAAACcaagttatttttcttttccttttcatctAGCTGCCTTGGATTGAACATGAGTGGTAGTCGGTCAGCTCTGACACACCCTATTAGTGCCAGTCGTATGAGAAGATGAGAGTGCCAGTGTTGACCATTCTGAAAGGGCCATAAACAgcaaaccacgcacaaaaagatGGCTTCGTAGCTCTGAATGTGAGACCAACTTcatctctggctggctgttttaACAGAACAAGAAATTTTTCGGATCTCTGGATCAATTTAATGGACGGAGTCAACAATCTGATAGAACTTGTTACATGTTATCACTGTCTCTCTTAAATACATATATCATCAAAATGGTAGATGAGGTTATGACTAGTAGAATTTGTAAAAATACAAAACTCAAAAAAGTGAAAATTTGACCACTTCACAGCTCCGATGTGGGGACGTGGGGAGTGAGCAGAATCTTCGATGTCAAGCAACAAATAAGTGATGTTGCTCTTGGTAAAATAATGGCACTTGCGTCTGCTTTGACTTCACTGATTTTCCCACAGACAGTT
Coding sequences within it:
- the LOC143294999 gene encoding amine sulfotransferase-like isoform X2, which gives rise to MIRAVLKDRHGNDLYFGNADGIWLSPLPRNEDFRERLKKIRHLELRDGDVILTSFPRSGTFWHHEILYMLLHNTTDYLGRMEQDNLDWIELEKLPRPGGAQICVTHLRYHNLPQQAREKKVKVIYCYRNPKDCWVSFYHLVNGIEIPAIL